GTCGCGAGGGCCGGGGCGGTCAGCTGCCCCGGCCCTCTGTCCGTCGTCCACCCCCAGCCCCCAAAGGCGAGAGTTGTGATCAGCTTCCGTGACGTCAGCGTCACCTATCCCAATGGCACCGTCGGCCTCGATGGTGTGACGCTCGAGATTCCTGCGGGTCAGTTCGTTGTCGTTGTCGGACTCTCGGGCGCCGGAAAGTCCACCCTGATCCGCACGATCAACGGCCTGGTGCCGGTCACCGGCGGCGAACTCGAGGTTGACGGCGTGCGCGTTGACGGCGCCACTCCGCGCCGGCTGCGAGCGCTGCGCTCGCGCATCGGAATGATCTTCCAGTCGTTCAACCTGGTCGGCCGCGTGACCGTGCTGCGCAACGTCCTCGTCGGTCGCCTGCACGCGACGCCACTTGTGCCGTCCCTCGTCGGCTACGTTCGCGCATCCGATAGAGAGCAGGCGTTTGTCGCGTTGGAACGGGTGGGCATCGTCGACAAGGCATACGTTCGCGCCAATCAGCTCTCGGGGGGACAGCAGCAGCGCGTCGCCATTGCGCGGGCGCTCGCCCAAGATCCGGCCGTGATTCTCGCCGACGAGCCGGTCGCCTCGCTCGACCCGCCCACGGCGAATATGGTCATGCGCGATCTCCAGCGCATCAATGCCGAATTGGGCATTACGACGATCGTCAACCTGCACTTCCTCGACCTCGCTCGCCGCTATGCCCACCGCATCATCGGCATGCGCGCCGGGCAGGTCGTCTTTGATGGCACGCCCGCCGAGGCCGATGACGCCGTGTTCGAGCAGATCTACGGCCGGTCCTTGACGGCTGACGACGTGCTCACCGACGACCTCGAGGCCCTCGAGTCTGACGTGCCCGAGTCGAGCCACGGCACCTCGGGGGCGGGAGCGTGACGGCAACCGCCAAGTCGGCGTCGGCGCCGCCGTCGGCGCGGCCGCGGAAGCCCCGAACCGGGCCCGGCGCCTACCTCGCGGCTCTCGCGGTGATCGCCATCACGGTGTGGGCCGCCGTCGGTATCGAGTTCGACCTGTCACCGCTCTGGACCGATCTGGGGCGCGGATGGTTCATCATCCAGGAGTTCCTGCAGCCGAACTGGGCGTTCATCGCTCGCACCGTCGGCCCGTGGACCGAAACGCTGTCCATCGCGCTCATCGCGACGACGGTGGGGTGCACCATCGGACTGGGCATGGCGCTCTTGGCGTCTCGGGTCACCACGGCGAACCCCGTGCTGTATCGCGCGGCCAAGCTGTTTCTGTCGGTCGTGCGCTCGCTGCCCGACGTCGGCTATGGCCTGCTGTTCTTTGCCCTGGTGGGGGCGGGGTCGCTCGCCGGGATCCTCGCGCTGATCATGTTCAACATCGGCATCATTGCGAAGCTCACGAGCGAGACGATCGACGCTGTCGATCGCGGCCCGCTGGAGGCGGCCGACGCGGCGGGCGCGCACGCGTTGCAACGCGCGCGCTATGTCGTCACACCGTCGATCCTGCCGAACTATCTCTCGTACTGCCTCTACGTGCTCGAGCTCAACATTCGCGCTTCGGTCGTGATCGGCATCGTGGGCGGCGGCGGTATTGGCGCAACGCTGAGCGTTGAGTTTGCGCGATTCAACTACTCGAACGTGTCGGCCATCGTCGTGTTGCTCTTTGTCGTGGTGTTCTCGATCGACCTCGTGTCGCAGTCGATTCGACGGAGGCTCGCATGACCGCCCCCGCCGCGCGCCGCGGAGCGTCGCCGCGCCCCAGCGCCCCGTCCCGCACGCGTTACACCCTGATGCAACTCGGCCTCCTGGCCCTGATCGTGATCGCCGTGACCGTGGCGAATGCTCGCTGGGAGCGACTGGCTGAGATTCCCGCGCAGTCACTGGTGTACGGCGAGCTCATGCTGCGCGGGGTCCTGCAGAACCCCTTTTCCGAGCCATACGCCACCTACTGGAGCGACGCACTGCGACTCATGTTCGAGTCGCTGCAGATCGCGTGGATCGGCACGGTCATCGGCGCGCTGCTGTCGTTCCCCTTGGCGTTTCTCGCGGCGTCGACGGTGGCCCCGCGCTGGATTGTCTTCCCGACCCGGCAGTTTCTGAATATCGTGCGGGCGATCCCCGAGTTGGTGTTCGCGATCGCGATCATGCTGCCGATCTTCGGTCTCGGCCCGCTCGCCGGCGCCCTGGCGATCGGCGTCGGCTCGATCGGAACCCTGGGCAAGCTCACGAGTGAGGCGATTGAGTCGGTACCGCCCGGCCCCAGCGAGGCGCTGCGAGCAGCCGGAGCGAGCACGCTGCAGCGCCTGCGGTTTGCCGTAACGCCGCAAATCTTGCCCGAGGTGATTGCCTTCTGGCTCTACCGCTTCGAGATCAATATTCGCGCGAGCGCCATCCTTGGCATCCTGGGTGCCGGCGGCGTTGGCTCACTGCTCGCCCAGGTGTTTGAGCGCCGCGACTGGGAGCGGGTCGGCATCACGCTTGCCGTCATCATCATCGTCACGATCATCGTCGACCAGATTTCCGGAGCGGTGCGCCACCGTGTGATCGAGGGTGCGCCCACGTCGAAGCGGACGGCTCTGGTCTAGGCACGCGTCGAGGCGCCCCAGGATGCCTGTGTGACGCAATGTTTCACCGGGTGTCACACTGTGTCGCCTGCGCTTGAGGCGTGACGACGCGGCTCCGTACCGTGGCGGCATGACGTTCACCGCTCCCTCGACTCTGGCGACCTCGCCCGCACTTCCCGTGCGCCTGTCGGGCGTGGGGCGCTCGTTCACCGACGACGCCGGCTCGGGGGAGCGCCCCGTGCTCCGCGACGTCGACCTCGACATCGCCGCCGGTGAAATCGTCGCCTTGATCGGTGCCTCCGGCTGCGGAAAATCGACGCTGCTGCGTCAGATCAGCGGCTTGGATGCGCCCACCACCGGCTCGGTCACGATCG
The sequence above is a segment of the Microcella alkaliphila genome. Coding sequences within it:
- the phnC gene encoding phosphonate ABC transporter ATP-binding protein — protein: MISFRDVSVTYPNGTVGLDGVTLEIPAGQFVVVVGLSGAGKSTLIRTINGLVPVTGGELEVDGVRVDGATPRRLRALRSRIGMIFQSFNLVGRVTVLRNVLVGRLHATPLVPSLVGYVRASDREQAFVALERVGIVDKAYVRANQLSGGQQQRVAIARALAQDPAVILADEPVASLDPPTANMVMRDLQRINAELGITTIVNLHFLDLARRYAHRIIGMRAGQVVFDGTPAEADDAVFEQIYGRSLTADDVLTDDLEALESDVPESSHGTSGAGA
- the phnE gene encoding phosphonate ABC transporter, permease protein PhnE, whose protein sequence is MTATAKSASAPPSARPRKPRTGPGAYLAALAVIAITVWAAVGIEFDLSPLWTDLGRGWFIIQEFLQPNWAFIARTVGPWTETLSIALIATTVGCTIGLGMALLASRVTTANPVLYRAAKLFLSVVRSLPDVGYGLLFFALVGAGSLAGILALIMFNIGIIAKLTSETIDAVDRGPLEAADAAGAHALQRARYVVTPSILPNYLSYCLYVLELNIRASVVIGIVGGGGIGATLSVEFARFNYSNVSAIVVLLFVVVFSIDLVSQSIRRRLA
- the phnE gene encoding phosphonate ABC transporter, permease protein PhnE, giving the protein MTAPAARRGASPRPSAPSRTRYTLMQLGLLALIVIAVTVANARWERLAEIPAQSLVYGELMLRGVLQNPFSEPYATYWSDALRLMFESLQIAWIGTVIGALLSFPLAFLAASTVAPRWIVFPTRQFLNIVRAIPELVFAIAIMLPIFGLGPLAGALAIGVGSIGTLGKLTSEAIESVPPGPSEALRAAGASTLQRLRFAVTPQILPEVIAFWLYRFEINIRASAILGILGAGGVGSLLAQVFERRDWERVGITLAVIIIVTIIVDQISGAVRHRVIEGAPTSKRTALV